A portion of the Bdellovibrionales bacterium genome contains these proteins:
- the bamA gene encoding outer membrane protein assembly factor BamA: MTRLVVGFLMAMIIPWHIVWGQENEGAREPAARRSSKRAASVRKAAPIHPTILIVRKIAIKGNKKIEEDAIRARLKSLEGEPLSFERVRQDVKELFKSGFFYDVIVDQEDGGDGTVLTYTVVEKPSIVGIEYKGNSEVEDTALSEASGLKAYQILDYTKIREAVQKMEKLYEEKGYFLARINHSLVTVKENESVNLRFDIEENEMVKVKRVSFIGNKKLGSGKLKSVMATQEGSFFSFMGGSGSFKQDAFDRDMQILNFLYFNEGFVQVKIDRPQVYVTPDKKGIYITIRVDEGDQFDIGGVDFTGDLLFSNEELMAQVGVKEGNQFVYETLQNDLRVLQAKYGDLGYAFANIIPRTSIREKDKRVDVTFEIDKGNKVYIGRINVLGNTKTRDKVVRREFQINEGELYNETRKRESIANVKRLGYFEDVTLNTRTPKGNNDRMDIDIVVKERNTGTIQVGAGYSTYAGFVFNGQVSQTNLLGKGQKLSVSLDLSKKQSQFNVNFTEPYFRDTEWSVGFDAYQSRRILSEYEETKNGGAIRIGHPLAPYLKGFLRYKIDDTDIKLSSEGDPTIFPVETVNGVTSSVTVTLEYDKRDDRFAPKDGLFSSLNLEYAGLGGDLSYTKGFGTFRYYKRLFWDVIWRNNLTYGFIQSNDPSKSEPFNELFLLGGANSLRGYDWFSIGKRVRSQKSYDEAIAAGDQYASYTALRPYGGTQQFYYNLEFQFPLITEANINGVVFYDIGNADDTLALSDFRSDAGFGFRWFSPIGPLRFEWGFPFERKLQFREDSINFQFAIGAPF, translated from the coding sequence TTGACGAGACTCGTAGTTGGCTTTTTGATGGCAATGATTATTCCCTGGCATATAGTTTGGGGACAGGAGAACGAGGGAGCGAGGGAGCCTGCCGCTCGTCGTTCCTCGAAAAGAGCAGCGTCTGTCCGTAAGGCCGCTCCCATTCATCCCACTATTTTAATTGTTCGAAAAATTGCTATCAAAGGGAATAAAAAGATCGAAGAGGATGCTATTCGAGCTCGTCTGAAGTCACTTGAAGGTGAACCGCTGAGCTTCGAGAGGGTTCGCCAGGACGTGAAGGAACTTTTTAAGTCCGGTTTTTTTTATGATGTCATTGTCGACCAGGAGGACGGAGGCGATGGAACTGTTTTGACCTATACTGTGGTCGAAAAGCCTTCAATTGTCGGGATTGAATACAAGGGTAATTCCGAAGTAGAGGACACAGCTTTGTCCGAAGCTTCGGGTTTGAAAGCCTACCAAATACTGGATTACACAAAGATTCGAGAAGCCGTCCAGAAAATGGAGAAGCTTTACGAAGAAAAAGGATATTTTCTGGCCCGCATCAATCACAGCTTGGTGACCGTAAAGGAAAATGAAAGCGTTAATCTGCGATTCGATATCGAAGAAAATGAAATGGTGAAAGTGAAGCGTGTGAGCTTCATTGGGAACAAAAAGCTGGGGAGCGGTAAATTAAAATCCGTGATGGCCACTCAGGAAGGTAGTTTTTTTAGTTTTATGGGGGGGTCTGGATCTTTTAAGCAAGACGCCTTTGATCGAGATATGCAGATCCTGAATTTTCTTTACTTTAACGAGGGATTTGTTCAGGTCAAGATAGATCGCCCTCAGGTTTATGTAACCCCAGACAAAAAGGGTATCTACATCACAATTCGAGTAGATGAAGGGGACCAATTCGATATTGGGGGAGTTGATTTCACGGGGGATCTTCTATTTTCCAATGAGGAATTGATGGCCCAGGTGGGCGTTAAGGAGGGCAACCAGTTCGTCTATGAGACTCTGCAAAATGACTTGCGTGTCTTGCAGGCAAAGTATGGTGATCTCGGGTACGCTTTTGCCAATATTATTCCTCGGACCTCAATTCGAGAAAAAGACAAGAGGGTGGATGTTACCTTTGAAATAGACAAGGGCAATAAGGTTTATATTGGAAGAATCAATGTATTAGGGAATACAAAAACGCGGGACAAGGTTGTTCGGCGCGAGTTTCAAATAAACGAAGGAGAGCTCTACAATGAAACTCGCAAGCGAGAGTCCATCGCCAACGTCAAACGTCTCGGCTATTTTGAAGACGTGACCCTTAATACTCGAACACCAAAAGGAAACAATGATCGAATGGATATCGACATTGTCGTCAAAGAGAGAAACACAGGAACGATACAAGTTGGAGCAGGGTACAGTACCTACGCGGGCTTTGTATTTAATGGCCAGGTCAGCCAGACAAATTTGCTGGGTAAAGGGCAGAAATTGAGTGTTTCCCTTGATCTCAGTAAGAAGCAATCTCAGTTTAACGTCAACTTTACTGAACCCTACTTTCGGGATACCGAGTGGTCGGTAGGATTTGACGCCTATCAGAGCCGTCGAATTTTGAGTGAGTATGAAGAGACAAAGAATGGCGGAGCGATTCGAATTGGGCATCCTTTGGCTCCGTATCTCAAAGGTTTTTTGCGCTATAAAATCGACGACACGGATATTAAGCTGAGCAGTGAAGGCGATCCGACCATTTTTCCTGTTGAGACAGTTAACGGGGTCACCAGTTCTGTGACTGTGACACTCGAGTATGACAAGCGAGATGATCGTTTTGCGCCGAAAGACGGTCTCTTTTCTAGCTTAAACCTTGAATACGCAGGGCTTGGTGGGGATCTTTCTTACACAAAAGGCTTCGGAACCTTCAGGTACTACAAGAGACTGTTTTGGGACGTGATATGGAGGAACAATTTAACCTATGGTTTCATTCAATCCAATGATCCAAGTAAGAGCGAGCCTTTTAATGAGTTGTTTTTGTTGGGTGGAGCGAACAGTCTTCGTGGATATGATTGGTTTTCGATCGGGAAACGGGTGAGGAGTCAGAAGTCCTATGATGAAGCGATAGCAGCAGGCGATCAGTATGCGAGCTACACGGCACTTCGTCCCTATGGCGGCACTCAACAGTTCTATTACAACCTTGAATTTCAGTTCCCACTCATTACCGAGGCAAATATCAATGGCGTTGTTTTTTATGATATCGGTAATGCCGATGATACTTTGGCATTGAGTGATTTTCGAAGTGACGCGGGATTTGGATTTCGTTGGTTTTCGCCGATCGGTCCACTTCGATTCGAATGGGGATTTCCATTTGAGAGGAAGTTGCAGTTCAGAGAGGATTCAATTAACTTCCAATTTGCTATTGGTGCTCCATTCTAA
- a CDS encoding ABC transporter ATP-binding protein translates to MLSARGIQKFYPMGSGRLDILKGLDLNVNKGDAVCIVGASGAGKSTLLHIMGTLDKPSMGTVLYRGKDLFRQSDEDLAKFRNSKLGFVFQFHHLMGEFTAIENVMMPARIGGRSKRMARERAEELMATLGMMDRKDHFPSELSGGEQQRVAIARALLNEPEILLADEPTGNLDTKNSHRIQELFFELKQRMELTLVVVTHDQEFASQFPRVHRMKDGLWVKDSTALFT, encoded by the coding sequence ATGCTCTCGGCGCGTGGCATTCAAAAATTTTATCCTATGGGATCTGGCCGCTTGGATATTCTCAAGGGACTTGATTTGAATGTGAACAAAGGGGATGCAGTATGCATCGTGGGAGCCAGTGGAGCTGGAAAGAGCACTTTGCTGCACATCATGGGAACACTCGACAAGCCTTCCATGGGGACTGTTCTCTATCGAGGTAAGGATCTGTTTCGTCAATCAGACGAAGACTTGGCCAAATTTCGCAATTCGAAGCTTGGATTCGTGTTTCAATTTCACCACCTGATGGGAGAATTTACTGCTATTGAAAACGTGATGATGCCTGCCCGTATCGGCGGACGGTCAAAGCGAATGGCACGAGAGCGGGCGGAAGAACTCATGGCCACCTTGGGGATGATGGACAGGAAGGACCACTTTCCCTCCGAATTGAGCGGGGGAGAGCAGCAACGAGTGGCTATTGCGAGAGCTCTTCTGAACGAGCCAGAAATTCTTCTTGCCGATGAGCCCACAGGGAATCTTGACACCAAGAACAGTCACCGAATCCAAGAATTATTTTTTGAACTCAAGCAGAGGATGGAGCTGACATTAGTGGTCGTCACGCATGATCAAGAGTTTGCCTCTCAGTTTCCTCGGGTGCATCGCATGAAAGATGGGCTCTGGGTGAAGGACTCCACGGCTCTCTTCACATAA
- a CDS encoding ABC transporter permease translates to MYQLWLVWKFFRSGQKFLNLTTILSIFGLVIGVASMVVAMAVVSGFETTLKNSVIDSVGHVLVMKRGQPINDKQEFLDQIHKTSSHIKAETPFVYLEAVIAHQKRVAGVVVQGVDPTSYEKVLRLKNRIIGGEFAFGANAEGVDGALVGRGLAESFHLSVGDVFRVVIPLSGEFDSSSIHPRLKKFFVRGILDLGRHDWNQRFVLTQLSAAQDFAQIGDQIMGYRLKLDEDDKAKEVAFALSQALGHSYWTRDWEDVNRNLFEAVKLEKLVIFFVLLIMVIAACFNISSTLFVSVMRRFGDISILKTLGATQKFLVKLFTIQGLLIGGIGSLMGLLLGAALSFGFVYAEKRWGLLPGEVYKLERVDIEFRLTDLSAILGVSMLICYLATLAPARRGAKLPPVEGLRYD, encoded by the coding sequence GTGTATCAGCTTTGGCTGGTTTGGAAATTTTTTCGGTCTGGTCAAAAGTTTTTAAACCTCACCACTATCTTAAGTATTTTTGGCCTTGTCATTGGGGTGGCCTCAATGGTTGTAGCAATGGCCGTGGTCAGCGGATTTGAGACAACACTAAAAAATTCAGTGATTGATTCTGTGGGACACGTTCTAGTTATGAAGAGAGGTCAGCCCATCAATGATAAGCAGGAATTTCTTGATCAGATACACAAGACATCATCCCACATAAAGGCTGAAACTCCCTTTGTATATCTTGAAGCGGTCATTGCTCACCAAAAAAGAGTGGCGGGAGTTGTCGTGCAAGGTGTAGATCCCACTAGCTACGAGAAAGTACTTCGGTTGAAAAATAGAATAATTGGCGGGGAGTTTGCCTTTGGGGCCAATGCTGAAGGTGTTGATGGTGCTCTTGTGGGACGAGGTTTGGCAGAGTCCTTTCATCTTTCTGTTGGAGATGTATTTAGAGTGGTCATTCCTCTGTCGGGAGAATTTGACAGTTCATCAATTCACCCTCGGCTTAAGAAATTTTTTGTGAGAGGAATCTTGGACCTTGGTCGTCACGATTGGAATCAGCGATTTGTATTGACCCAACTGTCGGCTGCTCAGGATTTTGCACAGATTGGTGATCAGATTATGGGATACAGATTGAAGCTTGACGAAGATGACAAGGCAAAGGAAGTTGCCTTTGCTCTCAGCCAAGCTTTGGGCCACTCCTATTGGACTCGTGACTGGGAGGATGTCAATCGCAATTTGTTTGAGGCCGTAAAACTTGAAAAGCTTGTTATATTTTTTGTGTTGTTGATCATGGTTATTGCGGCCTGTTTCAATATTTCAAGCACCCTTTTTGTCAGTGTCATGCGACGATTTGGAGACATTTCGATTTTGAAGACTTTAGGTGCGACGCAAAAGTTTTTAGTGAAATTATTCACCATTCAAGGTCTCCTCATCGGTGGGATTGGATCCCTCATGGGGCTTCTTCTCGGAGCTGCTTTAAGTTTTGGTTTTGTCTACGCAGAAAAGCGCTGGGGACTTCTTCCTGGTGAAGTTTATAAGTTAGAAAGAGTCGACATTGAGTTTAGATTGACTGATCTCTCAGCCATCCTTGGTGTCTCCATGTTGATCTGTTACCTTGCGACATTGGCCCCAGCCAGGCGCGGGGCAAAATTACCTCCCGTGGAAGGACTTCGTTATGATTGA
- the prfB gene encoding peptide chain release factor 2: protein MFDIAGKAKRAEELEQQAQNPAIWNNHKEMQKINSEKVFLEKSVADWHTLNQRIEDSGVLLEMVVEEEDEKSFLEIKQELVGIGSVIQGFELKVLMSGETDLNSAYLSINAGAGGTEACDWAQMLYRMYIRYAEQKGYRLETLALTDGEGAGIKSATLLIEGPYAFGNLKSESGVHRLVRISPFDSNARRHTSFASVYAWPEVEDDIEIVIKDEDLRIDTYRSGGAGGQHVNRTDSAVRITHLPTGVVVQCQNERSQISNRERAYKMLRAALYERELERRKKEKEIIEGAKAENEWGSQIRSYVLHPYKMVKDHRTDTESGNPDRVLDGHLDEFIEAFLKSQAMVSTSTGGG from the coding sequence ATCTTTGACATCGCGGGAAAAGCGAAGAGAGCAGAAGAACTAGAGCAGCAAGCTCAAAATCCGGCGATCTGGAACAATCACAAAGAAATGCAGAAAATTAATTCCGAGAAGGTCTTTCTAGAGAAATCTGTGGCTGATTGGCACACTCTCAATCAAAGAATCGAGGACTCTGGGGTCCTTCTTGAAATGGTCGTCGAGGAAGAAGATGAAAAATCTTTTCTGGAAATCAAGCAAGAGCTCGTTGGCATTGGGTCAGTGATTCAAGGTTTTGAGTTAAAAGTACTCATGAGCGGGGAGACAGACCTGAACAGTGCTTATTTGAGCATCAATGCAGGCGCCGGAGGAACAGAGGCCTGCGATTGGGCCCAGATGCTCTATCGAATGTATATTCGGTATGCGGAACAAAAAGGTTATCGATTAGAAACTTTGGCTCTTACTGATGGCGAGGGTGCCGGAATCAAATCTGCCACGCTTCTGATTGAGGGACCCTATGCCTTCGGGAATTTGAAATCAGAGTCAGGAGTTCATCGCTTGGTAAGAATAAGTCCCTTCGATTCTAATGCGAGACGTCATACAAGTTTTGCCTCCGTTTACGCCTGGCCTGAGGTGGAAGATGACATTGAGATAGTCATCAAGGACGAGGATCTTCGCATTGATACCTATCGTTCCGGTGGGGCCGGTGGCCAGCACGTGAACAGAACCGATTCAGCAGTGAGGATCACTCATTTGCCAACCGGAGTGGTCGTCCAGTGTCAGAATGAGCGGAGTCAAATTTCTAATCGTGAGAGGGCATACAAGATGCTTCGGGCGGCCCTGTATGAGAGGGAGTTAGAAAGGCGAAAAAAGGAAAAAGAAATCATTGAGGGTGCAAAGGCTGAGAACGAATGGGGCAGTCAGATTCGTTCCTATGTTTTGCATCCTTATAAGATGGTGAAGGATCATCGGACGGACACAGAATCGGGGAATCCCGATCGTGTGCTGGATGGTCATTTGGATGAGTTTATTGAGGCGTTTCTTAAGTCTCAAGCGATGGTCTCAACTTCAACCGGTGGTGGTTAG
- the ybeY gene encoding rRNA maturation RNase YbeY yields MSCLIINRTPGRVPRAFIYLCVNYFLKALAKRRIKGTGKASQVVVVFLSVPEARQLNRKYRKKSYATDVLSFAGIDDDSLGELVFSLEVVRRQARDHHLGVKEELSYLVLHGLLHLLGFEHEKSQRDAQRMFKIQDEIWEKFWQEY; encoded by the coding sequence ATGAGTTGCCTCATCATCAATCGCACTCCGGGCCGAGTGCCGAGAGCCTTTATCTATTTATGCGTGAATTATTTTCTGAAAGCTCTCGCCAAAAGAAGAATAAAGGGCACCGGAAAAGCATCTCAGGTAGTGGTTGTGTTTCTTTCTGTGCCGGAGGCTCGGCAACTCAATCGTAAGTATCGAAAGAAAAGCTACGCGACGGACGTTCTTAGTTTCGCTGGTATTGATGACGACAGTTTGGGGGAGTTGGTATTTTCTCTTGAGGTCGTTCGTCGTCAGGCAAGGGATCATCATTTGGGAGTCAAGGAGGAGTTGTCTTATCTTGTTTTGCATGGTCTTTTGCATCTGTTAGGCTTTGAGCATGAGAAATCGCAACGAGATGCCCAGCGTATGTTTAAAATTCAAGATGAAATTTGGGAAAAATTTTGGCAGGAGTACTGA
- a CDS encoding HDIG domain-containing protein translates to MGKDKRKNEIHSRTKYIDHSRRFLEWVDNLGFEQTLVGKIVHRVDSQFKFRRLALLLSFSVLLSFLLFWDIDFPYFLQVGDVATSDIKSPIGFQIIDEVATELKRKEAEQGVLPVFDYDPDVYENIARNIYKSWRHMRLLVKSVEWPVSESKREDVESKFFQNKKVFEQELGYGVSDILFQWLIERRFSARLENILIEAISKWSNFRVIDESNNLLSAPDSALTVRVVDREGGGEEYTSVRGELKDLRTRKNFNFEGIPGTEQLSPKDAKHLLSLSFSLLVPNLTFNRQETTGRKLKARNSVLPVQLSIAKNQTVIAEGAVVQPIHVTLLGEIRNLKSDRRSDFISLVTALLFLTLILVFFSYSRRFTQKRIKVENRDFAVMALVTVVVVFLAKVFLFMTDAAFVVKYGKLIPPSVFLYAAPFAAGPMLVGLVISSGEVVWLFTAFIATAGAIMVDFNFSFLVVSLIGGVAAARGVYACKKRNDIYLAGIRTGLIQALIIALFTLIQGIGSEALLNDLLWNVPAGLLGGLLSSMVAMMIVPLLETGFNYTTDVKLLELSNLNHPLMQEMIVKAPGTYHHSLVVGSMVEAAAKEIGANALLGKVMSYYHDIGKMPHAQYFIENQRQGHNPHDHISPYLSKTILIAHVKDGVEMGLKHKLGKPIIDGVLQHHGTTLISYFHNKALDEADRNVDQVIEDDFRYPGPKPQFREAALVMLADSIEAAARSLDEPTATRLQNLVKNIIQAKFLDGQLNECNLTLADLSVIEKSFKRILLGIYHQRIDYPQTNPYHYGSGKSSSQQQASVGKSEKKGTHSA, encoded by the coding sequence TTGGGTAAAGATAAGCGTAAAAATGAAATTCATTCTCGAACCAAGTATATTGACCACTCTCGTCGATTTTTGGAGTGGGTTGATAATTTGGGATTTGAGCAGACGCTGGTTGGCAAGATTGTCCACAGGGTGGATTCTCAGTTTAAGTTTCGACGCCTGGCTTTGTTGCTCTCTTTTTCTGTTCTTCTTTCATTTCTGCTTTTTTGGGACATAGATTTTCCTTATTTTCTACAGGTCGGCGATGTTGCGACTTCGGATATCAAATCACCCATTGGATTTCAAATTATTGATGAAGTTGCTACCGAATTGAAGAGAAAAGAAGCCGAACAAGGCGTGCTGCCCGTATTTGATTATGATCCCGACGTTTACGAAAATATAGCGCGAAATATTTATAAATCATGGCGGCATATGCGTCTGCTTGTGAAAAGCGTGGAATGGCCGGTCAGCGAGTCCAAACGTGAAGATGTAGAAAGTAAATTCTTTCAAAATAAGAAAGTTTTTGAACAGGAGCTGGGTTACGGAGTGTCAGATATTCTCTTTCAGTGGCTCATTGAAAGGCGATTCAGTGCACGTCTTGAAAATATCCTTATAGAGGCAATCAGCAAATGGTCGAACTTCCGGGTAATAGATGAATCCAATAATTTACTTTCAGCGCCAGACTCGGCTCTGACTGTGAGAGTCGTAGATCGTGAGGGAGGCGGAGAAGAATATACCTCTGTCAGGGGAGAACTCAAGGACCTAAGGACTCGAAAAAATTTTAATTTTGAAGGAATTCCTGGGACGGAGCAATTGTCTCCAAAAGACGCAAAGCATTTACTCAGCTTATCGTTTTCTCTATTGGTTCCAAATTTGACATTCAATCGACAGGAGACAACAGGACGAAAGCTCAAGGCCCGGAATTCTGTGTTGCCTGTCCAACTCAGCATTGCAAAAAACCAGACGGTCATTGCCGAGGGGGCCGTTGTTCAGCCGATTCACGTCACTTTATTGGGAGAGATTCGAAACTTGAAGTCTGATCGCCGCAGTGACTTTATTTCTTTGGTGACGGCCCTTCTATTTTTGACTTTGATTCTTGTGTTTTTCTCTTACTCTCGCCGATTCACTCAAAAGAGAATCAAAGTTGAAAACAGAGATTTTGCTGTCATGGCTTTAGTGACAGTGGTGGTGGTCTTTCTTGCCAAAGTGTTTCTATTTATGACGGATGCGGCTTTTGTTGTAAAGTATGGCAAATTGATTCCTCCGAGTGTTTTCCTTTACGCGGCTCCCTTTGCCGCTGGACCAATGCTCGTGGGGTTGGTGATCAGTTCGGGTGAGGTGGTATGGCTTTTTACAGCCTTTATCGCCACGGCCGGGGCCATTATGGTGGATTTTAATTTTAGTTTCCTAGTGGTTTCGCTGATTGGGGGAGTGGCGGCGGCCCGCGGCGTTTACGCTTGTAAAAAGAGAAATGACATCTATTTGGCTGGAATTCGAACAGGTCTGATTCAGGCTCTGATTATCGCGCTTTTCACGCTCATCCAGGGGATTGGGAGCGAGGCTCTGTTGAATGATCTTCTTTGGAATGTTCCGGCTGGTTTGTTGGGAGGATTACTCTCTTCAATGGTGGCGATGATGATTGTGCCTCTCCTCGAGACGGGATTTAATTATACGACGGATGTAAAGCTGTTGGAGTTGAGTAATCTCAACCATCCGTTGATGCAGGAAATGATCGTCAAAGCACCAGGGACGTATCATCACTCACTTGTTGTTGGAAGCATGGTTGAAGCTGCCGCAAAGGAGATTGGCGCCAATGCTCTTTTGGGCAAGGTAATGTCATATTATCACGATATCGGAAAGATGCCGCATGCCCAGTACTTCATTGAAAACCAGAGACAGGGACATAATCCTCATGATCACATTTCTCCCTATCTCTCCAAGACCATTCTCATCGCTCATGTTAAAGATGGAGTTGAGATGGGACTCAAGCACAAGCTGGGTAAGCCAATCATTGACGGGGTTCTTCAGCACCATGGAACAACATTGATTTCCTATTTTCATAATAAGGCTTTAGATGAGGCCGATAGAAATGTTGATCAGGTTATTGAAGATGATTTTCGTTATCCTGGTCCTAAACCGCAGTTCCGTGAAGCTGCTCTTGTCATGTTAGCAGACAGTATAGAAGCAGCGGCGCGATCATTAGATGAACCAACGGCGACACGACTTCAAAATTTGGTCAAAAATATCATTCAGGCAAAATTTCTCGACGGTCAGTTGAACGAATGCAATTTGACTTTGGCAGATTTATCCGTCATCGAGAAATCTTTCAAACGGATTTTGCTTGGCATCTATCATCAGCGCATTGATTATCCTCAAACGAACCCCTACCACTATGGTTCCGGGAAGTCGTCGTCTCAACAGCAAGCCTCTGTTGGTAAGTCTGAGAAGAAGGGTACTCACTCGGCATGA
- the mazG gene encoding nucleoside triphosphate pyrophosphohydrolase, whose protein sequence is MPTKKDASSPTQWHESGLKDRQLSLTFKVKVCKGVKVASEIPKNLSDFNSLINIVASLRGPNGCPWDQEQTHQSLSRFAIEEAHELAEAIDSGLDQNMIEELGDLMLQVVLHSEIARQEERFSIEDVISNICNKMVRRHPHVFGDLKVQGSKEVLSNWAKIKAEEKGLREDFIELRNPEKMPSLITAHKIGEKTAEYHFDWQEPKEVMAKIEEELEELRSALASKKSDEIEHEIGDLLFSLAQLARHLEMEGESALRKTNHRFAQRFKKMQEFSREDSKIFTELSKMELEWYWSKAKENEASTKQKIPK, encoded by the coding sequence ATGCCCACGAAAAAAGATGCAAGTTCCCCGACTCAGTGGCATGAATCCGGACTTAAAGATAGACAATTGTCCCTCACATTTAAAGTCAAGGTGTGTAAAGGTGTTAAAGTGGCGTCTGAAATTCCAAAAAATCTAAGTGATTTCAATTCATTAATAAATATTGTCGCCTCTTTGCGGGGACCTAATGGCTGCCCCTGGGACCAAGAACAGACACACCAAAGTCTCTCTCGCTTTGCGATAGAGGAAGCCCATGAGCTGGCGGAGGCTATTGACAGCGGCCTCGACCAAAATATGATCGAGGAACTCGGCGATCTGATGCTTCAGGTTGTTCTCCACAGTGAGATTGCCCGCCAAGAAGAGCGATTCAGTATCGAGGATGTTATTTCAAATATTTGCAATAAAATGGTCCGCCGGCACCCCCATGTCTTTGGCGATCTCAAAGTCCAAGGGAGCAAGGAGGTCTTAAGCAATTGGGCGAAGATAAAGGCCGAGGAGAAGGGACTTCGAGAGGATTTTATTGAACTTCGTAATCCAGAAAAAATGCCCTCCCTCATCACAGCGCACAAAATTGGAGAAAAGACCGCTGAATATCACTTTGACTGGCAGGAGCCTAAGGAAGTAATGGCTAAGATTGAAGAGGAGCTCGAAGAATTAAGGTCCGCACTGGCCTCCAAAAAATCAGACGAAATTGAACATGAGATAGGAGACCTGCTCTTTAGCCTTGCCCAACTCGCCCGCCATCTTGAGATGGAAGGAGAATCTGCGCTCCGAAAAACAAACCACCGGTTTGCCCAACGATTCAAAAAGATGCAGGAATTCTCTCGTGAGGACAGTAAGATCTTCACTGAACTTTCAAAGATGGAATTGGAATGGTATTGGTCCAAAGCCAAAGAAAATGAAGCAAGTACCAAGCAAAAAATTCCTAAGTGA